One genomic region from Candidatus Cybelea sp. encodes:
- a CDS encoding ribonuclease HI family protein gives MDATLFADGGSRGNPGPAAGAAVLLDPDGETIEEIHEYLGIATNNVAEWTGLLLGLQAARARGIRRLAVRLDSELVVKQLRGEYRVKNAGLVPLYQRARALVRGFELIDIKHVPRKQNAAADRLVNLALDLQAAAAEAQA, from the coding sequence ATGGACGCGACACTCTTCGCCGACGGTGGTTCCCGCGGCAATCCCGGCCCGGCTGCAGGCGCGGCCGTCCTGCTCGACCCCGACGGCGAGACGATCGAAGAGATCCACGAGTACCTCGGGATCGCGACCAACAACGTCGCCGAATGGACCGGGCTGCTGCTTGGTTTGCAGGCTGCCCGCGCCCGTGGCATCCGCCGGCTGGCGGTGCGCCTCGATTCTGAGCTGGTCGTCAAGCAGCTGCGCGGCGAGTACCGGGTCAAGAATGCGGGCCTGGTGCCGCTCTACCAGCGCGCGCGGGCGCTGGTGCGCGGCTTCGAACTGATCGATATCAAGCACGTGCCGCGCAAGCAGAACGCGGCCGCCGACCGGCTCGTCAACCTCGCGCTCGATCTGCAGGCAGCGGCGGCTGAGGCGCAGGCGTGA